The Mucilaginibacter sp. PAMB04168 genome contains the following window.
CTTCCAACCGGCCAACACAGGCCAGGGCCTCTATATACCAAAAGGCACAGACCAAAAAAGTGGTTTTCGGCTTCCCAAAATCATCGGCATGCAGGTAGCGGTAAAATAATCCGCTTTCTGTTTTTAATTCTTTTTCAAGGGCTATTAAATGGTCCTTTGCTCGTTGGGAGTGCGGGTCAAGGTAATTCATCATAATGAGCTGAAGAGTGCTCGCATCTAAATATGGGCTTCCCACAGCATTGGTGTACACCTTTCTAACCGGGTCATAACAATTTTCGATGTGCGTGGCGGCACGGTTTTTTAAAGCAATAGCACGTTTTATAAGATCCGGGTTGTTAATGGTCCTGGCCATCTTTTCGGCTGCGCAAGCGCCTGCCCACTGAAAAAGGTTAGTGTAACAATGTATATTGGCCATGTTCCTGAACTCCCATATACCGGCATCTTTTTCGTCAATGGTGCGTTCTACTTTACTGAGAAGGTAATCCAGCCATTTAGTTGAATCTTTACGTTCATCAAAAATAAAGCGATGATCGGTGTATAACGGCAAAACAGAAATCATCACCTGTCCGTAAATATCGTTTTGGATATGTTCGGCGGCTTGGTTGCCTATACGCACAGGTTTGTTACCTTCATACCCATCTAACTCAAGAATGCGTTCTGTAAGCTCCTTCTTACCTGTAATGCCATACAAGGGTTGGTACCGCTCATCATCAGCGAATGAAATATCTGTAACATAATTAAAGTACCGTTCCAATTCCTCAAAATGACCTATATGGCTCAATGCACTAATAACATAATGTGTATCACGCAGCCAGCAATAGCGGTAATCCCAGGTACGGCCGCTTCCGGGAGATTCGGGCAGGCTTGTTGTACTTGCCGCAATAATGGCACCAGTATCTTCATACTGATGTATTTTAAGCGCAAGGGCAGACCGAATTACATATTCCTGATAAAAGCCAGAGATAGACGAATGCTTTATCCAGGTACGCCAGTAGTGAGCGGTTTCTCTTAAAAACCATTCTACTGTGCTACTTAACGGCTTCTCTAAAGGTTCACCATAAGTAAGCACCAAGTATTTGTTTTCGGTGAGTACAAAAGATTGGTGATCAAAAACGTAGCTTATAGGAATGTTAGTGGTTAACCGAATTTTTTCTTCACCACCCAAATATTGTATATGGTTGCTGCCGCGGTTAACGTCAAGCTTAACAGCACCATAGTCCGAAACAGGTTCGCATTTTACACGTATACGAGGGGCACCTTCCAAAACTTCTACCTTCCGAACCAACATTAGTGGTTTAAAATAGCGCTGATGTTCTTGAAACCTGGGCGCAAAATCAGTGATCCGGTAGCGCCCGCCGTCTTTTATGGTAATATCTGTGATTAAAACATTAGTATTTTCCAGGTAATATTGCTCAGACTCGTAATCGCCTTCGGGCCGTATAGAAAACTCGCCGCCTTTTTGTGTGTCCAGCAAACCTCCAAAAACAAAGGTACTATCGAACTGTGGCCAGCACAGCCAGTCGACGTTTGTGTTTTTATTAATGTGTGCTAAAAAGTTACAGTTGCCGATTATGCCCGTATTGTAGGTATGCTTCATTTAACAAGTGTTTGCAAGGGCTTAATGACGAGCCCAAAGTGTGGTAACAAGCATTTACCATTTATGTTGTATGTAACTTTTTAGTCAGTACATAACGCTCTCTTTATTAATTCAAAGGAAAACATGCCAAATCATAGTTTCCTTAGAATTAATACAGCTATAATATGCAGGTTGTCAGTAGCTTAAACTGTAAGTTTTAGAAAATGTAAAAATATTATTGTGTGATACTAAAATTTTTATATTTGGACAAAATACTTTAATTTGCTGTAACCTTTCTGACTATGAGCTTATAGTTTTCAGTTTGGCGTTAGCTATCAATCTCTTATAAATCTATACAATTATTAATTATGAAAACTGGAAAAGTTAAGTGGTTTAACACTCAAAAAGGCTACGGCTTTATTATTACCGATGATGGAAAGGACTTATTTGTGCATTTTAAAGACGTTGAAGGCGGCGTAAATGCCATTAAAGATAACGACAGTGTGGAATATGATGTTGAGGACGGACGAAAAGGATTGCAGGCCGTAAAAGTTAAAAAGATATAAAACTAAAATATACTTAACTTAAACCTCTGTGACAACAGAGGTTTTTTTTGCACAAAACTTTTATATTGCCGACAAAAAATAAACAAGGCGTTCTAACATCCCATGCAAGATCTATCCATTACTAAGAGCAATAAAAACGTTATTTTCCTGGTGGCAGTAGCTGCACTTGGTTACTTTGTTGATATTTATGACCTGCTGTTATTTTCGATAGTGCGCTTGCAGAGCCTGCGCGATATTGGCGTTGCTGAGGCAGATATACGAACTAAAGGTGAATTTATCATTAACATGCAAATGTTTGGTTTGCTGGTTGGTGGTATACTTTGGGGCGTAATAGGCGATAAATTTGGCCGCATTAAAGTTTTGTTTGGCTCCATTTTGTTGTACTCATTAGCCAACTTTGCCAATGGCTTTGCTACCGACTACCAAACCTATGCAATCATAAGGCTTTTAGCTGGTATTGGCCTCGCTGGCGAACTAGGTGCTGGCATTACGCTGGTGAGCGAAACAATGAGTAAGGAAAAACGCGGCTACGGAACAATGATTGTGGCAGTTGTGGGATTGTTAGGTGCAGCAGCAGCGGCCACTGTTGCTAAATACGGATGGCAGCGTGCGTACTTTATAGGAGGTGGCTTAGGTTTGTTACTCTTACTGTTGCGGGTGGGTACATTTGAGTCGGGCATGTTTAAGCAGGCCGAGCAGAGTGATACCGAAAAGGGCAACTTTTTAATGCTGTTCACCAACAGGAAACGTTTTATAAAATACCTATGCTGTATACTGATCGGAACGCCGCTATGGTTTGTAGTAGGTATTTTAATCACCCAGGCCCCTGAGATAGGCAAGGAGCTGGGAGCACCTGAAACTTTAAGTGCAGGCACCGGAGTAATGTATACTTATATAGGCTTATCGGTTGGTGATATGTTCGCCGGCTTATTTGCGCAGATTACCAAATCAAGGCGCTTAACAATGCTTATATTTCAGCTCATGTCGGTGGTAAGCGTGGTTTTTTATTTAAATGCACACGGTATTACAGAAGGGCGTTTCATTTCAATCTGCTTATTTATCGGATTCTTTATAGGGTATTGGGCAACATTTGTTACTGTGGCGTCTGAGCAGTTTGGTACCAATATCCGTGCAACGGTAACTACCACCGTTCCGAATTTTGTACGTGGTTTCTTAATTCCGATAACCTTAAGCTTCGAATTTTTTGTAAAGTATTTTACAGCACAGGGGTATAAAAACAGCATTATTGTTAGCTCTTATGTCATGATGGGTATTGTTACCGCAATATCACTATTGGCGCTTACGCAACTTAAAGAAAGCTTTGGCAAGGATTTGAATTACATGGAAGGCGAGGAGCCGGCTGGTAATCTCAACGCCGCTTCTGAAATGAAGGCGTAGCATTAGCCCATTTTTTTGCATTTTTGTACCGATGGTGACTAAAGAAACGATTGCAAGCGAGTATCAGCAAATACAGGATGAAATATGCAGCGCTCTTGAAGCGCTGGATGGTGTAGCCACTTTTGAACAGGAGGTTTGGGAACGAGACGGCGGCGGCGGTGGCCGCACCCGTGTAATTCAAAACGGAACCATATTGGAAAAGGGCGGTGTGAATTTTTCGGCCGTGTATGGTAAGTTGCCCGACGCTGTAAAGAAAGGTTTGAAGGTAGAGC
Protein-coding sequences here:
- a CDS encoding glycoside hydrolase family 15 protein, coding for MKHTYNTGIIGNCNFLAHINKNTNVDWLCWPQFDSTFVFGGLLDTQKGGEFSIRPEGDYESEQYYLENTNVLITDITIKDGGRYRITDFAPRFQEHQRYFKPLMLVRKVEVLEGAPRIRVKCEPVSDYGAVKLDVNRGSNHIQYLGGEEKIRLTTNIPISYVFDHQSFVLTENKYLVLTYGEPLEKPLSSTVEWFLRETAHYWRTWIKHSSISGFYQEYVIRSALALKIHQYEDTGAIIAASTTSLPESPGSGRTWDYRYCWLRDTHYVISALSHIGHFEELERYFNYVTDISFADDERYQPLYGITGKKELTERILELDGYEGNKPVRIGNQAAEHIQNDIYGQVMISVLPLYTDHRFIFDERKDSTKWLDYLLSKVERTIDEKDAGIWEFRNMANIHCYTNLFQWAGACAAEKMARTINNPDLIKRAIALKNRAATHIENCYDPVRKVYTNAVGSPYLDASTLQLIMMNYLDPHSQRAKDHLIALEKELKTESGLFYRYLHADDFGKPKTTFLVCAFWYIEALACVGRLEDAVREFENIVQHSNHLQLFSEDVAEEDGSQWGNFPQAYSHVGLMNAAYRIAMKLDKPIFLQNNGSDLNETKI
- a CDS encoding cold-shock protein, with the translated sequence MKTGKVKWFNTQKGYGFIITDDGKDLFVHFKDVEGGVNAIKDNDSVEYDVEDGRKGLQAVKVKKI
- a CDS encoding MFS transporter produces the protein MQDLSITKSNKNVIFLVAVAALGYFVDIYDLLLFSIVRLQSLRDIGVAEADIRTKGEFIINMQMFGLLVGGILWGVIGDKFGRIKVLFGSILLYSLANFANGFATDYQTYAIIRLLAGIGLAGELGAGITLVSETMSKEKRGYGTMIVAVVGLLGAAAAATVAKYGWQRAYFIGGGLGLLLLLLRVGTFESGMFKQAEQSDTEKGNFLMLFTNRKRFIKYLCCILIGTPLWFVVGILITQAPEIGKELGAPETLSAGTGVMYTYIGLSVGDMFAGLFAQITKSRRLTMLIFQLMSVVSVVFYLNAHGITEGRFISICLFIGFFIGYWATFVTVASEQFGTNIRATVTTTVPNFVRGFLIPITLSFEFFVKYFTAQGYKNSIIVSSYVMMGIVTAISLLALTQLKESFGKDLNYMEGEEPAGNLNAASEMKA